A window of Torulaspora globosa chromosome 8, complete sequence contains these coding sequences:
- the SIN3 gene encoding transcriptional regulator SIN3 (ancestral locus Anc_6.29) has product MSNSHVWSQPAGSGSGNKDDPGPKDHENGENGSSEQPGTITGLTSVVQGSLPMSSPVSSELPKQNLEVNGEHKPHVVLPSISDLSGETSQATRIAGNLADVPPKDSPVSNARVTILPHQPLRLPSVHSTYNSPPVIPAMPENRSPVHDTNGQKLEVTNANMNNGVKSSQATNTGISLANFDNPMPPSQYQTALPNSNFQLLQPTAQQQQQQQQQTQDVYYRPLNVKDALSYLEQVKYQFSSRPDVYNHFLDIMKDFKSQAIDTPGVIERVSSLFKGYPNLIQGFNTFLPQGYWIECSANPDEPIRVTTPMGASCVAGTMENAGQSFQAQPRARQMQQLGSKQEQATSVSQGDRQAAVESVVPTINPNLNVSNPAQHQSQQQIQDFQVPLQAPLGQSLQLQANDQTKKTADVEFSQAINYVNKIKNRFADKPDIYKNFLEILQTYQREQRPINEVYAQVTVLFQNAPDLLDDFKKFLPDSSATSGREQQQHQAPSLMQQPQIYGFGSYYNETSPPTSRQNLPPLGSFSPPSNGTIPHTYYREQQPRPVGLPPVPQVESHLEPKLSLQHAAGISGEPLPMSNLRSQIAGQSPSEFAQIQQQQLQQMPLAEQSVNQQEAQFLDVTVRPEIDLDPSIVPVVPEPTEPIEDSLSFVEETNFFDKAKKFIGNKQVYTEFLKILNLFSQDLLETEELVDRVEHYLGGNKELFTWFKNFVGYQDKPKHIENIVHEKHRLDLDLCEACGPSYKKLPKTDTFMPCSGRDEMCWAILNDEWVGHPVWASEDSGFIAHRKNQYEETLFKIEEERHEYDFYIESNLRTIQTLETIASKIANMSEEEKASFKLPPGLGHTSLTIYKKVIRKVYDKERGFEIIDALHEYPAVAVPVVLKRLKQKDEEWRRAQREWNKVWRELEQKVYYKSLDHLGLTFKQADKKLLTTKQLVSEISSIKSDQTNKRMHWLTPKPKSQLDYDILDKEVLFDILCLTDVFINHSSNYSNPDKERLGDLFKVFVSLFFSIPLEEVNIAIKSRNNDGNNVEQPDETETGRASTGSKRFREDELQLCDILHRAKYQKLRNRSTDDEASEGSGMDVEPEFEGEDETIKQEAKKPWLLGNLVDEVNAQGLMSNRKTFNLIANTNIYVFFRHLTTLYERLYEVRKINEEVTKEINSRKIVQFAKDLNLISQQLKDMGLDFEGADAYEQLLHLCKRLIEGDIEHQWFEESLRQAYNNKAFKLYTVDKVLQSLVKHAHAILTDSKTSQIMILFEKDRNQINTSAKDQILYRLQVRSYMSTSENMFRIEYNKQKRHVCIQYIAIDDLTLAEPKSLEDKWKYYVTSYSLSHPTEGVSQEELQVPFLEKIVESEEDLGSDVDNPNERHSPEGVSKSALKIQIDPETYLLKIEPGSFDVFSRKSINKFPEEAGSTQIKLQKKKAKLIKFLEGTKGWKQSLTDVQRKEVEARLAYIRKHGSFEGYTSNVSGEDRMAEKASLGIAKPTEQAGFMNRSPANKGITEVEDKENDTTADEVDTEAPAH; this is encoded by the coding sequence ATGAGCAATTCTCATGTTTGGAGTCAGCCGGCCGGCAGCGGCAGTGGTAATAAAGACGATCCGGGTCCCAAAGATCATGAGAATGGAGAAAATGGTTCTTCGGAACAACCGGGCACCATTACTGGTTTAACCTCCGTTGTTCAGGGTAGCCTTCCTATGAGCTCTCCAGTTTCCTCGGAGCTGCCAAAACAGAATCTAGAGGTGAACGGTGAGCATAAACCACATGTTGTTCTGCCTTCTATATCAGATTTAAGCGGTGAAACATCCCAAGCTACCAGGATTGCTGGTAATCTTGCGGATGTTCCCCCAAAGGACAGTCCTGTTTCAAATGCCAGGGTGACAATTTTACCGCACCAACCGTTGCGACTACCCTCGGTTCACTCCACCTACAACAGCCCGCCAGTAATACCTGCAATGCCCGAAAATCGAAGCCCTGTGCACGACACAAATGGTCAGAAATTGGAAGTCACGAATGCGAATATGAACAATGGAGTTAAATCCAGTCAGGCTACTAACACAGGCATATCGCTGGCAAACTTTGATAATCCAATGCCGCCATCACAATATCAGACAGCCTTGCCTAACTCTAACTTTCAGCTGTTACAGCCCACCgctcagcagcagcagcagcaacagcaacagaCACAAGATGTCTACTACCGGCCATTGAACGTTAAAGATGCTCTTTCGTATCTCGAGCAAGTGAAGTATCAATTTAGCTCCAGGCCGGATGTTTACAACCATTTCCTCGATATAATGAAAGACTTTAAATCACAGGCTATCGACACCCCTGGGGTCATTGAGAGAGTCTCTTCTCTGTTTAAAGGGTATCCTAACTTGATCCAAGGCTTCAACACTTTCTTACCTCAGGGCTACTGGATTGAGTGCTCTGCTAATCCCGATGAACCCATTAGAGTTACAACTCCAATGGGTGCATCCTGCGTGGCGGGAACTATGGAGAATGCAGGGCAAAGTTTTCAAGCACAGCCACGAGCACGTCAAATGCAGCAATTGGGGTCAAAGCAGGAGCAAGCGACTAGCGTTTCCCAAGGCGACCGTCAAGCGGCAGTTGAATCCGTAGTGCCAACCATCAATCCTAATTTAAACGTGTCCAATCCAGCTCAACATCAATCTCAGCAACAAATTCAGGATTTCCAGGTGCCTTTACAAGCGCCACTTGGGCAATCCCTTCAATTGCAGGCCAATGATCAGACAAAAAAAACAGCTGATGTTGAATTTAGCCAGGCTATCAACTATGTGaataagatcaagaacaggTTTGCAGATAAACCTGACATTTacaaaaattttctggaGATTTTACAAACATACCAAAGGGAGCAGAGACCTATCAACGAGGTGTACGCACAAGTCACGGTATTGTTTCAGAATGCGCCGGATTTGTTAgatgatttcaagaagtttctgccCGATTCCTCTGCAACTTCCGGACGtgaacagcagcagcaccaAGCACCAAGCTTGATGCAGCAACCTCAGATATATGGCTTTGGCTCCTACTACAATGAGACAAGTCCTCCAACGTCGCGTCAAAATCTGCCACCTTTAGGCAGCTTCTCTCCCCCTTCTAACGGAACTATTCCGCATACTTACTATCGTGAACAGCAACCACGTCCTGTCGGTTTACCGCCTGTGCCGCAGGTTGAAAGTCATCTTGAGCCAAAACTATCGCTTCAGCATGCTGCAGGAATATCCGGAGAACCACTACCCATGTCTAACTTGAGATCGCAAATTGCTGGTCAAAGCCCGTCAGAGTTCGCGCAGattcagcagcagcagttaCAGCAAATGCCCCTAGCAGAGCAGTCGGTCAACCAACAGGAGGCGCAGTTTCTCGATGTTACTGTAAGGCCAGAAATCGACCTGGATCCTAGCATTGTGCCTGTCGTTCCAGAGCCTACGGAGCCTATCGAAGACAGTCTCTCGTTTGTCGAAGAAACAAACTTCTTTGacaaggccaagaaatttaTTGGGAATAAACAGGTATACACCGAGTTTTTAAAGAttttgaatcttttttctcaagatcttttggaAACAGAAGAGTTGGTTGATAGAGTAGAGCACTACCTGGGCGGCAATAAAGAGCTCTTTACGTGGTTCAAGAACTTTGTTGGCTATCAGGATAAGCCTAAGCACATAGAGAACATCGTTCATGAGAAGCATCGCTTGGATTTGGATTTATGCGAAGCTTGTGGCCCCAGCTACAAGAAGCTGCCGAAGACCGACACTTTCATGCCCTGCTCGGGACGAGATGAGATGTGTTGGGCGATATTGAACGATGAATGGGTTGGTCATCCGGTTTGGGCCTCAGAAGACTCGGGTTTCATTGCTCATCGTAAGAATCAATATGAGGAGACACTATTCAagattgaggaagaaaggCATGAGTATGACTTCTATATTGAGTCGAATTTGAGAACTATTCAAACGCTGGAAACGATTGCAAGCAAGATTGCCAACATGTCGGAGGAGGAGAAAGCCAGTTTCAAACTACCGCCTGGTTTAGGTCATACATCTTTGACAATTTACAAGAAAGTAATTAGGAAGGTTTACGACAAAGAGAGAGGTTTTGAAATTATAGATGCATTACACGAATACCCAGCTGTCGCTGTTCCGGTGGTCTTAAAGAGgctgaagcagaaggatgaagaaTGGAGACGAGCTCAGAGAGAGTGGAATAAAGTTTGGAGAGAACTGGAACAGAAAGTCTACTACAAGTCGTTAGATCATCTTGGTCTCACATTTAAGCAAGCGGACAAAAAGCTTCTGACAACTAAGCAGCTTGTGTCAGAGATCAGTAGCATAAAGAGTGACCAGACCAACAAGAGAATGCACTGGCTGACTCCGAAACCAAAAAGTCAATTGGATTACGATATTCTCGATAAAGAAGTGCTTTTCGACATTTTATGTCTGACCGACGTCTTCATTAATCATAGCTCGAATTATTCAAATCCCGATAAGGAGCGTTTGGGGGATCTCTTTAAAGTATTTGTGTCATTGTTTTTCTCAATacctcttgaagaagtgaaCATTGCAATAAAGTCCCGAAATAACGATGGTAACAACGTAGAACAACCCGATGAAACAGAGACCGGTCGTGCTTCAACAGGTAGCAAGCGTTTCCGAGAGGATGAATTGCAGCTGTGCGATATTCTTCATAGGGCTAAATAtcagaagctgagaaaTCGCTCAacagatgatgaagcaTCAGAGGGTAGCGGCATGGATGTTGAACCTGAGTTCGAGGGAGAGGACGAAACAATTAAGcaagaagccaagaaaCCTTGGCTATTAGGGAATCTTGTAGATGAAGTCAATGCTCAAGGATTGATGAGCAACCGCAAAACATTTAACCTTATTGCCAATACCAATATCTATGTTTTCTTCAGGCATTTGACGACTCTTTATGAGAGGTTGTATGAGGTGCGCAAAATAAACGAAGAAGTCACGAAAGAAATCAACAGCAGAAAGATTGTTCAATTTGCAAAGGATCTGAATTTAATATCGCAACAGCTCAAGGACATGGGTCTCGATTTTGAAGGAGCCGATGCTTATGAGCAGCTTCTACATTTGTGCAAACGGCTCATTGAAGGTGACATCGAACATCAATGGTTCGAAGAAAGTCTTCGCCAGGCCTATAATAACAAGGCATTCAAATTATACACTGTTGATAAGGTTCTGCAGTCATTGGTGAAACATGCACATGCTATTCTCACTGATTCAAAAACATCCCAAATAATGATACTTTTCGAAAAGGACAGAAATCAGATAAACACAAGCGCTAAGGATCAAATATTGTACAGATTGCAGGTACGTTCTTACATGTCGACCTCGGAGAATATGTTCCGCATAGAGTACAATAAACAGAAGAGACATGTTTGCATACAGTACATCGCGATTGATGATTTGACGTTAGCAGAACCGAAATCTTTGGAGGATAAATGGAAATATTATGTCACATCCTATTCGTTATCGCATCCTACAGAAGGAGTTTCCCAGGAGGAGCTTCAAGTTCCGTTTCTGGAAAAGATAGTGGAATCTGAGGAGGACCTTGGAAGCGATGTCGATAACCCAAACGAGAGACATTCTCCTGAGGGCGTGTCTAAATCTGCTTTGAAAATTCAAATCGATCCCGAGACTTATCTACTGAAGATTGAGCCGGGATCTTTCGATGTCTTTTCTCGCAAGTCGATTAATAAATTTCCAGAGGAGGCAGGCAGTACTCAAATTAAGTtacaaaagaagaaggcaaaACTAATCAAGTTCTTGGAGGGAACGAAAGGATGGAAACAGAGCTTGACTGATGTACAAAGAAAAGAGGTAGAAGCCAGGCTAGCTTACATCAGAAAGCATGGCTCATTCGAGGGTTATACTTCAAATGTCTCAGGTGAAGACCGAATGGCTGAGAAGGCCTCCCTCGGGATTGCAAAGCCGACTGAGCAAGCTGGCTTCATGAATAGATCCCCAGCTAACAAGGGCATCACTGAGGTTGAAGATAAGGAGAATGATACCACGGCAGATGAAGTTGACACCGAGGCCCCAGCACACTGA
- the PFA4 gene encoding palmitoyltransferase PFA4 (ancestral locus Anc_6.28), which yields MPVKLKWPWLGIAIPCFLISFIGYCSHLFILLNFLSPLLQVWFQFSLILIWISYYLAIYTDPGTAASHFEPLEREWRNYCRKCSNYKPPRAHHCKTCGKCVLMMDHHCPWTMNCVGYKNFAPFLRFLFWVITTTGFLFYHLVYRIMFLWKNRNLPNYLVKRSELIFLTILTPLDGFVLLTITSLFVRCLNNQIFGGMSQIESWELERLQSLFNAKRLIPLLLESAWKLFPQSREQISQVRANKTLVQQRLHFDDVVNFPYDLSPWENAAQLLGHPFLWLTPIGGPLGNGMSFPKNDISEYTPDSRIEDILLALPWPPDGASRKSGSGTTMEIIETRTEGGEQLVRRRPADRWDLVERKDWQNEWGENLTDFGVDIDTEQIG from the coding sequence ATGCCAGTAAAATTAAAATGGCCTTGGCTAGGAATAGCAATACCATGCTTtctgatttctttcatAGGCTACTGTAGCCATCTTTTCATCCTGCTGAATTTTCTCTCACCCCTCCTGCAGGTTTGGTTTCAATTCAGCTTAATTTTAATCTGGATTTCATATTATTTGGCAATTTATACCGATCCAGGAACGGCAGCTTCACACTTTGAGCCGTTGGAGCGGGAGTGGAGAAATTACTGCCGGAAGTGCAGTAATTACAAGCCCCCTCGAGCACATCACTGCAAAACATGCGGCAAATGTGTCCTGATGATGGATCATCACTGTCCATGGACTATGAACTGCGTTGGTTATAAAAACTTTGCCCCATTTCTGAGGTTCCTCTTTTGGGTTATTACAACGACCGGATTCCTCTTTTACCATTTGGTTTACAGGATAATGTTCTTGTGGAAGAATAGAAATTTACCTAATTACTTGGTAAAAAGATCCGAGCTGATCTTTTTGACAATTTTGACCCCTCTGGACGGCTTTGTGTTGCTTACGATAACGAGCCTATTTGTTCGCTGCCTGAATAACCAGATTTTTGGAGGTATGTCCCAAATTGAGTCTTGGGAGCTGGAAAGATTGCAATCGCTTTTCAATGCTAAGCGATTAATACCTTTGCTTTTGGAATCCGCATGGAAGCTATTCCCCCAATCTCGTGAACAAATTAGCCAAGTGAGAGCTAATAAAACCTTAGTCCAGCAAAGATTACactttgatgatgttgtGAATTTCCCGTATGACCTCAGTCCCTGGGAGAACGCCGCCCAACTACTTGGCCACCCATTTCTATGGCTTACTCCAATTGGAGGCCCTCTTGGAAATGGCATGTCTTTCCCCAAAAATGATATTTCAGAGTATACACCAGACAGTCGAATTGAGGACATACTTCTGGCACTTCCGTGGCCTCCAGATGGAGCAAGTAGGAAATCTGGCTCTGGAACCACAATGGAGATCATAGAAACTAGAACAGAGGGAGGAGAACAGCTTGTCAGGAGGCGACCAGCTGATAGGTGGGACTTGGTCGAGAGGAAAGATTGGCAAAACGAATGGGGGGAGAATTTAACAGATTTTGGTGTTGATATCGACACTGAGCAGATCGGCTGA
- the IZH2 gene encoding PAQR-type receptor (ancestral locus Anc_6.27) — protein MYENLKKRSTGSVTIQRPVAMISHEDSPADKDSLRRKARRLYTWDEIPEWQRDNEHILTGYVGETKSSWECFKSLFYLHNESINIYSHLMPGIAFFFILFFNKFAITKFETTSFIDYFMIDLFFVGAFTCLTLSSIFHCLKNHSLSVATFGNKLDYLGIVVLIVNSMISIMYYGFHESPSLFYFFTVVTCSFGLACAVVSMKERFRTREWRPYRAALFVAFGLSAVLPIIAGSIHYGFSELYLRIQVKWVLLGGIFYIVGAVLYGMRFPEKCSPGRFDIWGHSHQLFHILVVVAALCHLNGLIKSYDLVHLKMAMAPASSPSIDTFN, from the coding sequence ATGTATGAAAATCTGAAGAAACGGTCCACGGGATCTGTAACGATTCAAAGGCCGGTTGCTATGATTTCCCATGAAGATTCACCAGCGGATAAGGATAGCTTGAGGAGAAAGGCTCGAAGGTTATATACATGGGATGAGATACCAGAGTGGCAAAGAGATAACGAGCATATTCTAACGGGATATGTTGGTGAGACTAAGAGCTCCTGGGAATGTTTCAAAAGTCTCTTCTACCTACACAATGAATCAATTAACATTTATTCCCATCTTATGCCGGGAattgctttcttctttattttgttcttcaataagTTTGCGATCACCAAGTTTGAGACAACGAGCTTCATTGACTATTTCATGATTGATCTATTTTTTGTTGGTGCTTTTACTTGTCTGACGCTGAGTAGCATTTTCCACTGTTTGAAGAATCATTCATTGTCCGTGGCAACCTTTGGGAACAAATTAGATTACTTGGGAATTGTGGTACTGATCGTCAACTCGATGATAAGTATTATGTATTACGGCTTTCACGAGTCGCCATCCCTCTTTTACTTCTTTACGGTCGTCACCTGTTCCTTCGGACTAGCCTGCGCGGTTGTTTCCATGAAGGAAAGATTCAGGACTCGAGAATGGCGTCCATATAGAGCGGCACTCTTTGTTGCCTTCGGGTTGTCAGCTGTCCTACCCATCATAGCAGGCAGTATTCATTACGGTTTTAGCGAGCTATATCTACGGATTCAAGTGAAATGGGTCCTTCTTGGGGGAATTTTTTACATCGTTGGGGCCGTCTTATATGGAATGCGTTTCCCGGAGAAATGTTCTCCTGGAAGGTTTGACATATGGGGACATTCGCATCAGCTTTTTCATATATTAGTCGTGGTCGCCGCCTTATGCCATTTGAACGGATTGATCAAAAGTTACGATTTAGTTCATTTGAAAATGGCTATGGCGCCAGCTTCAAGTCCATCAATAGATACATTTAACTGA